Proteins from one Halogeometricum sp. S1BR25-6 genomic window:
- the glmU gene encoding bifunctional sugar-1-phosphate nucleotidylyltransferase/acetyltransferase translates to MQTVVLAAGVGTRMWPLTDARPKPMLPVAGKPLVAHTVDAAVEAGATELVLVVGYEADDVRSFFGDEYAGVSVEYAVQEEQLGTADAVRSALEVLEGGPFAVLNGDALYDVPSLSDLYEGGPAVGSFEVNDPTSYGVLETDESGNVTGVVEKPSDPPSNLINAGAYVFPEEAHEWLFDVEASERGELELTDVLSRACESYEVQPVAFDRWLDVGRPWELLEANEWKLEEIEERVDGEVSEDAELNGPVVVEEGAVVRSGVVIDGPALVQSGASVGPNAYVRGATVVGPNAKVGHAVEVKNSILMNGATVGHLSYVGDSVLGREVNFGAGTKVANLRHDGETVTLTVKERRVDTGRRKLGVIVGDGVKTGINSSLNAGVVLSPEATVMPGESVTRDR, encoded by the coding sequence ATGCAGACTGTAGTTCTAGCCGCCGGCGTTGGCACCCGAATGTGGCCGCTCACCGACGCGCGGCCGAAACCGATGCTTCCCGTGGCCGGGAAACCGCTCGTCGCGCACACCGTCGATGCCGCCGTAGAGGCCGGCGCGACCGAGTTGGTTCTCGTCGTCGGGTACGAAGCCGATGACGTGCGCTCGTTCTTCGGCGACGAGTACGCGGGCGTCTCCGTCGAGTACGCGGTACAAGAAGAGCAACTCGGCACTGCCGACGCCGTTCGGTCGGCGCTGGAAGTACTCGAAGGCGGTCCGTTCGCCGTGCTGAACGGCGACGCGCTCTACGACGTGCCGTCGCTCTCGGATCTCTACGAGGGCGGTCCCGCGGTAGGGTCGTTCGAGGTGAACGACCCCACCTCCTACGGCGTCTTGGAGACCGACGAGTCGGGCAACGTCACCGGCGTCGTCGAGAAGCCGAGCGACCCGCCGTCGAACCTCATCAACGCCGGGGCGTACGTCTTCCCGGAGGAGGCTCACGAGTGGCTGTTCGACGTGGAGGCGTCCGAGCGCGGCGAACTCGAACTGACCGACGTGCTCTCGCGGGCGTGTGAGTCCTACGAGGTGCAACCCGTCGCGTTCGACCGGTGGCTCGACGTCGGTCGCCCGTGGGAGCTTCTGGAGGCCAACGAGTGGAAACTCGAAGAGATCGAAGAGCGAGTCGACGGCGAGGTGAGCGAGGACGCCGAACTGAACGGTCCCGTCGTCGTCGAGGAGGGCGCGGTGGTGCGCTCCGGCGTCGTCATCGACGGTCCGGCGCTCGTTCAATCCGGCGCGTCGGTCGGACCGAACGCCTACGTCCGCGGCGCGACGGTCGTCGGGCCGAACGCGAAGGTGGGTCACGCCGTCGAAGTAAAAAACAGCATCCTGATGAATGGAGCGACTGTCGGACATCTCTCGTACGTGGGCGACAGCGTCCTCGGCCGCGAGGTGAACTTCGGCGCGGGGACGAAAGTCGCCAACCTCCGCCACGACGGCGAGACGGTGACGCTGACAGTGAAGGAACGCCGCGTGGACACGGGCCGTCGGAAACTCGGCGTCATCGTCGGCGACGGCGTGAAGACGGGTATCAACAGTAGTCTCAACGCCGGCGTCGTACTATCGCCCGAAGCGACCGTGATGCCGGGCGAATCGGTCACCCGGGACCGCTGA
- a CDS encoding ArsR/SmtB family transcription factor, with protein MAASTHWVASSSLLLEEVDSDDLLDALGDEVAREILVAGKEGPVTAEELADSCDVSESTIYRRLDRLNELGLVERCNPLLSASKGSYQTRIDGLSLSVDENGIGVQQGPSDSKLDAMETVLDVVDVQHVNYDAEEDLVDVQFKLDPELFETFMRVYNRKRDR; from the coding sequence ATGGCAGCGAGCACACACTGGGTCGCATCATCATCCCTCCTTCTCGAGGAGGTCGACAGCGACGACCTTCTCGACGCACTCGGCGACGAGGTCGCACGCGAGATTCTCGTCGCGGGCAAGGAAGGGCCGGTCACGGCAGAGGAGTTGGCAGACTCCTGTGACGTCTCCGAGTCCACGATCTACCGTCGCCTCGACCGTCTGAACGAACTCGGTCTCGTCGAGCGCTGCAACCCGCTTCTCAGCGCCTCGAAGGGCTCCTACCAGACCCGCATCGACGGACTCTCGCTCTCGGTCGACGAGAACGGGATCGGCGTCCAGCAGGGCCCCAGCGACTCCAAACTCGACGCGATGGAGACGGTCCTCGACGTCGTCGACGTCCAACACGTGAACTACGACGCCGAGGAGGACCTCGTCGACGTGCAGTTCAAACTCGACCCCGAACTGTTCGAGACGTTCATGCGCGTCTACAACAGAAAGCGCGACCGCTAG
- the glmS gene encoding glutamine--fructose-6-phosphate transaminase (isomerizing) — MCGITACIGQDDSVEPLLNGLQKLEYRGYDSAGVAVKNGSKIQLDKKVGEVSELVASIESDPISGNLGIGHTRWATHGGVTDDNAHPHTDEAGRVAVVHNGIIGNYQSLRKELESRGHVFVSDTDTEVVPHLIEEELNNGATAEEAFRSAVARLSGTYAIAAIVDNDEAIYATRSGSPLCLGIGPGQYFLASDVPAFVQHTDQVVYLHDGDFVALEPDGYEITDGAGRSVSREVQRVEWSAETASKGGYEHFMLKEIHEQPGSLRNTIHGRLNALTGTVELDEFPPETFADVDQVQFVGMGTSYHAAMYASSMLSSRGVPAYAFQAGEYGLVRPPVTDGTLVIAVTQSGETADTLDAVRRAQSAGADTVAVTNTVGSSVTRECDDTLLIRAGPEIGVAATKTFCSQVTALSLLGERLVEDITGTRTSDGRDLVEALSRLPGHVQEILDTSVAPALAKELEDSDSYFFIGRGIAHSAALEGALKFKEITYEHAEGFAASELKHGPLALVTPDTPVFALFTGFEDEATLSSMKEVQARGAPVIAVTSKTDSEIAEFADYVLSIPETHPDVAGIPASVQLQLVAYHAADLLDRPIDKPRNLAKSVTVH, encoded by the coding sequence ATGTGTGGAATTACCGCGTGCATCGGGCAAGACGATTCGGTCGAACCGCTGTTGAACGGTCTGCAGAAACTCGAATACCGGGGGTACGACTCCGCCGGTGTCGCAGTCAAAAACGGGAGCAAGATACAACTAGACAAGAAAGTCGGTGAGGTGTCCGAACTGGTCGCCTCCATCGAGTCCGATCCCATCTCGGGTAACCTCGGCATCGGCCACACCCGCTGGGCCACCCACGGCGGCGTGACCGACGACAACGCGCACCCGCACACCGACGAGGCGGGTCGCGTCGCCGTCGTTCACAACGGCATCATCGGGAACTACCAGTCGCTCCGGAAGGAACTGGAATCCCGGGGTCACGTCTTCGTCAGCGACACGGACACCGAAGTCGTCCCCCACCTCATCGAGGAGGAACTGAACAACGGCGCGACCGCGGAGGAGGCGTTCCGTTCGGCCGTGGCCCGCCTCTCCGGTACGTATGCCATCGCCGCCATCGTCGACAACGACGAGGCCATCTACGCGACCCGCTCGGGGTCGCCGCTCTGTCTCGGTATCGGACCGGGCCAGTACTTCCTCGCCAGCGACGTGCCGGCGTTCGTCCAGCACACCGACCAGGTCGTCTACCTCCACGACGGCGACTTCGTCGCCCTCGAACCCGACGGCTACGAGATCACCGACGGGGCGGGTCGCTCCGTTTCCCGAGAGGTCCAGCGCGTCGAGTGGAGCGCGGAGACGGCGAGTAAGGGCGGCTACGAGCACTTCATGCTCAAGGAGATTCACGAGCAACCCGGATCGCTCCGCAACACCATCCACGGTCGGCTCAACGCACTGACCGGGACCGTCGAACTCGACGAGTTCCCGCCGGAGACGTTCGCGGACGTCGACCAGGTACAGTTCGTCGGTATGGGCACCTCGTACCACGCCGCGATGTACGCCTCGTCGATGCTCTCCTCGCGGGGCGTCCCGGCGTACGCGTTCCAGGCCGGCGAGTACGGTCTGGTTCGACCCCCCGTTACCGACGGGACGCTCGTCATCGCCGTCACGCAGAGCGGCGAGACGGCAGACACGCTCGACGCCGTCCGCCGCGCGCAGAGCGCCGGCGCGGACACCGTCGCGGTCACCAACACCGTCGGTTCCTCCGTCACGCGCGAGTGCGACGACACGCTCCTCATCCGCGCTGGCCCCGAAATCGGCGTCGCCGCGACCAAGACGTTCTGTTCGCAGGTGACGGCGCTGTCGCTCCTCGGCGAACGGCTCGTCGAGGACATCACCGGCACCCGAACCTCCGACGGCCGCGACCTGGTCGAGGCGCTCTCGCGGCTTCCGGGTCACGTCCAAGAGATTCTCGACACCTCCGTCGCGCCGGCGCTGGCGAAGGAACTCGAGGACAGCGACTCGTACTTCTTCATTGGCCGGGGCATCGCGCACTCGGCCGCGTTGGAGGGGGCGCTGAAGTTCAAGGAGATCACCTACGAACACGCGGAGGGCTTCGCCGCCTCAGAGCTCAAACACGGACCGCTGGCGCTGGTCACGCCGGACACCCCGGTGTTCGCGCTGTTCACCGGTTTCGAGGACGAGGCGACGCTCAGCAGCATGAAGGAGGTGCAGGCCCGCGGCGCGCCCGTCATCGCGGTCACCAGCAAAACGGACAGCGAGATAGCGGAGTTCGCCGACTACGTCCTCTCCATCCCGGAGACTCACCCCGACGTCGCCGGCATCCCGGCCAGTGTCCAACTCCAACTGGTCGCCTACCACGCCGCCGACCTGCTCGACCGACCCATCGACAAGCCGCGCAACCTGGCGAAGTCGGTGACGGTCCACTGA